One genomic segment of Gemmatimonadota bacterium includes these proteins:
- a CDS encoding serine/threonine-protein phosphatase, translated as MYAVTDRGRTRDHNEDTFLVADLATGEPIRESRPEAHTVGERGALYLVADGMGGAAAGEIASEMAAVAIHEHMASAWREDADHSEDRFAHHLVQAVERANEILHAYAGEHHEVRGMGTTATVAGVHGDRLYIAQIGDSRGYLVRGDIARQLTRDQSLTQRLVEVGELTEEEAEASERRNIILQALGPDSDVRVDLSWQSLQQGDVLIICSDGLSTVVRRDEIAEAVRQEPNIERLCSRLVALANERGGPDNITVVAVRFDGDGLPSASDIEPGYHEFLTTDERPGLQPTAAFPAPPRPEVMPSPAPRSGSPTGLTLVVIAVAMAVLAIALLLS; from the coding sequence TTGTACGCTGTCACGGATCGGGGCCGTACGCGGGACCACAACGAGGACACCTTCCTCGTGGCGGACCTGGCGACCGGCGAGCCGATCCGTGAATCGCGTCCGGAAGCGCACACCGTCGGCGAGCGTGGTGCGCTCTATCTGGTCGCCGATGGCATGGGTGGCGCTGCCGCAGGCGAGATCGCCAGTGAGATGGCCGCCGTCGCCATCCATGAGCACATGGCCAGTGCGTGGCGCGAAGACGCCGACCACTCCGAGGACCGCTTCGCGCATCACCTCGTGCAGGCGGTCGAGCGCGCGAACGAAATCCTCCATGCCTACGCCGGCGAGCATCACGAGGTCCGCGGCATGGGGACGACGGCCACGGTGGCCGGCGTACACGGCGACCGGCTGTACATCGCGCAGATCGGTGACTCGCGGGGGTATCTCGTCCGCGGCGACATCGCCCGCCAGCTGACCCGCGATCAATCGCTGACCCAGCGCCTCGTCGAGGTCGGCGAACTCACCGAGGAAGAAGCCGAGGCGAGCGAGCGGCGCAACATCATCCTGCAGGCCCTCGGCCCTGACTCCGATGTGCGCGTCGACCTGTCGTGGCAGTCGCTGCAACAGGGCGACGTGCTCATCATCTGCAGCGATGGGCTCTCCACGGTGGTCCGCCGGGACGAAATTGCCGAAGCGGTGCGCCAGGAGCCGAACATCGAGCGGCTCTGCTCGCGCCTGGTCGCGCTGGCCAACGAGCGCGGCGGCCCGGACAACATCACGGTGGTGGCGGTCCGCTTCGACGGCGACGGGCTGCCGTCCGCCAGTGATATCGAACCAGGCTACCACGAGTTCCTCACCACGGACGAGCGCCCCGGGCTGCAGCCGACGGCTGCCTTTCCTGCCCCGCCACGCCCAGAGGTCATGCCGTCGCCCGCGCCGCGGAGCGGCTCGCCCACCGGGCTGACGCTGGTGGTGATCGCTGTCGCGATGGCCGTCCTGGCGATCGCCCTGCTCCTCAGCTGA
- a CDS encoding N-acetylmuramoyl-L-alanine amidase, whose product MMLRALPLLGLVLAPRLEAQRPLPPIPAVHGELRLDVRYPKAGSVLDIADSTFLMGNVGDGAATLTVNGLAVPVAPNGAWLAWIAVPQDSAVVIRLEARLGSRVVKSELPLRRAGWVRRTGAWVVPGSLQPRSQFWLPADEALTLRVRAVPGASVRLVLPDGRALPFAAAAVADPPAASLLAFERDERRLDRSAVATTYLARLDGETASGGDDWLRVGMPTAGTMPQLEVVLGSDTTRLPWPLTVRRQGVRPTVVRLDEPARLGAERDGIVIGRNLPGGTYHWFFPVGTVATAEARQDDLVRLRLASGATAWVPIAEVVPQRGMALPGLAVMGSLTLASTPSGARLRIPLTAPVAHQVRATPAGLAITLFGVAGDADWTRYPVTGRFVRWLGWHQVSTDRVELEVSFAQPLWGWRVRIDRGDLLFEFRQPPTVDRVNPLKGRRIVLDPGHPPLGACGPTGLCEPEATLAVARLAAARLRASGAVVSLTREDARPVELWQRVAIADSLEPDVLVSIHLNALPDGINPFTNNGSSTFFQHPQSIALAQDIQEELARRLGLRNLGIARGDLAMVRPTWYPAVLAEGLFLMIPLQEAAMRTPDGQERYAEAIVAGLRTFLGRATLSTNDAPKRPQPAASPDRPE is encoded by the coding sequence ATGATGCTCCGAGCCCTTCCCCTGCTGGGACTCGTCCTGGCGCCCCGCCTCGAGGCCCAGCGTCCGTTGCCACCGATCCCCGCTGTCCACGGGGAATTGCGGCTCGATGTCCGCTATCCCAAAGCAGGAAGCGTGCTCGATATCGCCGACTCGACGTTTCTCATGGGAAACGTCGGTGATGGAGCCGCCACCCTGACCGTGAACGGCCTGGCGGTCCCGGTGGCCCCCAATGGCGCGTGGCTCGCCTGGATTGCGGTGCCCCAGGATTCTGCCGTGGTGATCCGCCTCGAGGCGCGACTCGGGAGCCGTGTCGTGAAGAGCGAACTGCCGCTCCGCCGCGCCGGGTGGGTCCGCCGCACCGGCGCGTGGGTGGTGCCGGGCTCACTGCAACCCCGATCCCAATTCTGGCTGCCCGCCGATGAGGCGCTCACCCTCCGGGTGCGCGCGGTGCCGGGGGCGTCGGTGCGCCTCGTGCTCCCCGACGGCCGCGCGCTGCCATTCGCCGCCGCCGCCGTGGCCGATCCCCCGGCGGCGAGTCTCCTTGCCTTCGAGCGGGACGAGCGTCGACTCGACCGCAGTGCCGTCGCGACGACCTACCTCGCCCGGCTCGATGGCGAGACGGCATCGGGCGGCGACGACTGGTTGCGGGTCGGCATGCCGACGGCCGGTACCATGCCGCAGCTCGAAGTCGTGCTGGGGTCCGACACGACGCGACTCCCGTGGCCCCTGACCGTGCGTCGTCAGGGCGTGCGTCCGACCGTCGTGCGATTGGACGAACCCGCCAGGCTCGGTGCCGAGCGCGATGGCATCGTCATTGGCCGGAATCTCCCTGGCGGGACGTACCACTGGTTCTTTCCGGTGGGAACCGTGGCCACTGCGGAAGCGCGGCAGGATGATCTGGTGCGCCTGCGGCTTGCCTCCGGTGCGACCGCATGGGTGCCGATCGCCGAGGTGGTCCCGCAGCGCGGGATGGCATTGCCCGGCCTCGCCGTCATGGGGTCGCTAACGCTGGCGTCCACGCCGAGCGGCGCGCGCCTTCGCATTCCCCTGACCGCGCCGGTCGCGCATCAGGTGCGCGCCACGCCGGCGGGGCTCGCCATCACCCTCTTCGGCGTGGCCGGCGACGCCGACTGGACGCGCTACCCGGTGACCGGCCGCTTCGTGCGCTGGCTTGGCTGGCATCAGGTGTCGACGGATCGGGTCGAACTGGAGGTGTCGTTCGCCCAACCGCTCTGGGGATGGCGGGTGCGCATCGATCGCGGCGATCTGCTCTTCGAGTTTCGGCAGCCGCCGACCGTCGATCGCGTCAATCCACTGAAGGGTCGGCGCATCGTGCTCGATCCCGGGCATCCGCCACTCGGTGCCTGTGGCCCGACCGGCCTTTGCGAGCCGGAGGCGACGTTGGCGGTGGCGCGCCTCGCCGCCGCCCGACTGCGCGCGTCGGGGGCCGTCGTCTCCCTGACGCGGGAGGATGCCCGGCCAGTGGAACTCTGGCAGCGCGTGGCCATCGCCGATTCCCTCGAGCCCGACGTGCTGGTCTCGATCCATCTGAATGCCCTGCCCGACGGAATCAACCCCTTCACGAACAACGGCAGCAGCACTTTCTTCCAGCATCCGCAGTCCATTGCGCTTGCCCAGGACATCCAGGAGGAGCTGGCGCGTCGGCTCGGACTGCGCAACCTCGGCATCGCGCGCGGCGATCTCGCGATGGTCCGCCCGACATGGTATCCGGCGGTGCTCGCCGAGGGGTTGTTCCTGATGATCCCGCTGCAAGAGGCCGCCATGCGGACACCCGACGGTCAGGAGCGGTACGCCGAGGCGATTGTCGCCGGGCTGCGGACGTTTCTTGGCCGCGCCACGCTGTCCACGAACGATGCACCCAAGCGTCCCCAACCAGCAGCCTCCCCTGACCGACCCGAGTGA
- a CDS encoding GWxTD domain-containing protein, whose protein sequence is MARPSRCAILLPLLLLLLAGRSGAQGPAGRRELAALRDSLARVADSVSLLALEGQWMGEARRDRDSAMVHLRLGFVAVRLGELGGKKHYDDAASEFQWATTLQPTWPYGWFGLGLAELGVGDSDFSPVAGLKTMLGKDALTRSANAFARSAEVDPSFVIGLVELSNTALRQIVNARMDVALAALRRASRTPAARHPDVLLARARVEREVGSADSALAAADALLALDRINVEGLLEQARARFALGRLDGGEPWYRGLGLAEGPVLAMYRRDLALVMPATTLAAFDAAAPTARVTLVRAFFERRDHDELQRVGGRLREHYARLDHAQRNFRLVSRRRQYDIQERYRSTQDDFDDRGVIYVRHGAPDQRVQYNVPGIEPNESWRYQRVTGDLVFHFVARQDVQDFRLVESVLDILGFAGAMAARDSGQLSSSGQAEALVRSREPLGALYSRMLGAARGGGTMLQTEERAIGRKSIAIGTRTDSWPLRFRRTLDATIFVAAAGADSAGPQLQIAFAVPTKGLTIEVGQGGDMAELRLRATVLDLDGALVASLDTVRRFLMKEPAGADGQLLGRQALRVPAGRLTVRASLEQGPAGIGSRRDTVVVTSPTARALGLSDLVVGTRSVRLFWVPSTGDTTWLNPLARFRRSEPMQLSFEVSGLLAGSAYRTEVRIVRPGGSALSRLFRGGSALRVAANGVHPGGLLVVHRELALDQVGPGTYLVEVTVSTPAGEKVTRQQEITVVK, encoded by the coding sequence ATGGCCCGCCCCAGCCGTTGCGCAATCCTGCTCCCCTTGTTGCTCCTGCTGCTGGCGGGGCGATCGGGGGCACAGGGGCCGGCGGGGCGTCGTGAGCTCGCGGCCCTGCGCGATTCACTCGCGCGGGTGGCCGATTCCGTTTCACTGCTCGCCCTGGAAGGACAGTGGATGGGCGAGGCGCGCCGGGATCGGGACAGCGCGATGGTGCATCTCCGGCTCGGCTTCGTGGCGGTGCGACTCGGGGAACTCGGGGGGAAGAAGCACTACGATGATGCCGCGTCGGAATTCCAGTGGGCCACGACGCTGCAACCGACCTGGCCGTACGGTTGGTTCGGACTCGGCCTGGCCGAGCTCGGCGTCGGCGACTCCGACTTCTCCCCCGTGGCCGGACTGAAGACGATGTTGGGGAAGGACGCGCTGACGCGGTCGGCCAATGCCTTCGCACGCAGCGCCGAGGTCGACCCCTCGTTCGTCATCGGGCTCGTCGAACTGAGCAATACCGCGCTGCGGCAAATCGTGAACGCGCGCATGGACGTGGCGCTCGCCGCGCTGCGTCGCGCGTCGCGCACACCGGCCGCGCGCCACCCCGATGTGTTGCTGGCGCGGGCACGTGTCGAACGCGAAGTGGGAAGTGCCGACTCCGCGCTCGCGGCGGCCGATGCACTGCTCGCCCTGGACCGCATCAATGTCGAGGGACTGCTGGAGCAAGCGCGGGCGCGCTTCGCGCTTGGCCGGCTCGACGGTGGCGAGCCATGGTATCGTGGGCTCGGGCTGGCCGAGGGGCCCGTGCTCGCGATGTACCGTCGGGACCTCGCCCTGGTGATGCCGGCGACCACGCTCGCCGCGTTTGATGCTGCCGCGCCGACGGCGCGTGTCACCCTGGTGCGGGCGTTCTTCGAGCGCCGCGATCACGACGAACTGCAGCGCGTCGGTGGCCGCCTGCGCGAGCACTACGCCCGGCTCGATCATGCCCAGCGCAACTTCCGCCTCGTGTCCCGGCGGCGGCAATACGACATCCAGGAACGCTACCGCTCCACGCAGGACGACTTCGATGATCGCGGCGTGATCTACGTGCGGCATGGGGCACCCGACCAGCGCGTCCAGTACAACGTGCCGGGGATCGAGCCGAACGAGTCGTGGCGCTACCAGCGGGTGACCGGCGATCTCGTCTTTCACTTCGTGGCACGTCAGGACGTGCAGGACTTCCGCCTGGTCGAGAGCGTGCTCGACATTCTCGGCTTCGCGGGGGCGATGGCGGCGCGCGATTCGGGACAATTGTCATCGTCCGGTCAGGCGGAAGCCCTGGTGCGTTCCCGCGAGCCGCTCGGTGCACTTTATTCCCGGATGTTGGGGGCCGCGCGAGGAGGGGGGACGATGTTGCAGACCGAGGAGCGGGCAATTGGCCGGAAGAGCATCGCCATCGGGACGCGCACCGACAGTTGGCCGTTGCGTTTTCGGCGCACCCTCGACGCCACGATTTTCGTCGCGGCCGCGGGGGCGGACAGCGCCGGTCCGCAACTGCAGATCGCGTTCGCCGTGCCGACCAAGGGGCTCACCATCGAGGTCGGACAGGGTGGCGACATGGCCGAGCTCCGGCTTCGGGCCACCGTCCTCGATCTCGATGGCGCGCTCGTCGCCTCGCTCGACACCGTCCGACGCTTCCTGATGAAGGAGCCCGCGGGCGCCGACGGGCAGCTCCTCGGACGCCAGGCCCTCCGAGTGCCGGCCGGACGACTTACCGTGCGCGCGTCGCTCGAACAGGGCCCAGCCGGCATTGGCAGTCGGAGGGACACCGTGGTGGTCACCTCACCGACCGCCCGGGCGTTGGGTCTCTCGGACCTGGTGGTCGGGACGCGCTCCGTACGACTCTTCTGGGTACCCTCGACCGGCGATACCACGTGGCTCAATCCGCTTGCCAGATTCCGTCGCAGTGAGCCGATGCAGCTGAGCTTCGAGGTGAGCGGCCTGCTGGCGGGCAGCGCCTATCGGACCGAGGTGCGCATTGTGCGCCCGGGTGGGTCGGCGCTCTCACGGCTCTTCCGGGGCGGGTCGGCGTTGCGAGTGGCCGCCAATGGAGTCCATCCGGGAGGCTTGCTCGTGGTGCATCGGGAACTCGCCCTCGACCAAGTCGGTCCGGGGACGTATCTCGTGGAAGTGACGGTCTCGACCCCCGCGGGGGAGAAGGTGACTCGCCAGCAGGAAATCACGGTCGTCAAATGA
- a CDS encoding gamma carbonic anhydrase family protein produces the protein MAESWSEFGQPSIDSSAWVAPGAIVVGEVEIGADSSIWYGCVLRGDNDRIVIGRESNLQDLTMVHVDAGVPCRIGDRVSVGHRAILHGCTVMDGALIGMGAILLNGAVVEAGAIVAAGALVPEGRVIPAGMLAVGSPARATRPVDELLAGRREGTWSHYVEQARRHARMWKNIHSG, from the coding sequence GTGGCTGAATCGTGGAGCGAGTTCGGGCAGCCCTCGATCGACTCGTCAGCGTGGGTCGCGCCGGGGGCCATCGTCGTCGGTGAGGTCGAGATCGGGGCCGACAGCTCCATCTGGTACGGCTGCGTCCTTCGGGGCGACAACGACCGGATTGTCATCGGCCGGGAGAGCAATCTCCAGGACCTGACCATGGTCCATGTCGATGCCGGCGTCCCCTGTCGGATTGGCGACCGGGTCAGCGTCGGGCATCGGGCCATCCTGCATGGCTGCACGGTGATGGACGGGGCGTTGATCGGGATGGGTGCCATCCTGCTGAACGGGGCGGTGGTCGAGGCCGGGGCGATCGTCGCGGCCGGCGCGCTGGTCCCCGAAGGGCGGGTCATCCCGGCCGGGATGCTGGCGGTCGGAAGCCCCGCCCGCGCCACGCGGCCCGTGGACGAGCTGCTCGCCGGCCGTCGCGAGGGGACCTGGTCGCACTATGTGGAACAGGCGCGCCGCCACGCGCGAATGTGGAAAAACATTCATAGTGGTTGA
- a CDS encoding vitamin B12-dependent ribonucleotide reductase — MDSSPDRSAVELSPNAITVLEKRYLLKDETGAPVEQSEDLFWRVATTIAAPDATYGASAGAVDALAEAFYEVMAKRLFMPNSPTLMNAGRPLGQLSACFVLPVDDTLSNGESGIYDTLRAMALVHQSGGGTGFSFSRIRPRNDIVRSTMGVASGPISFMSLYDASTDVVKQGGTRRGANMGILRVDHPDVLDFIACKSDITKITNFNISVGITDAFMTALEKGESYNLIDPRTKHVVGELPASEVWSRIIHGAWKTGEPGVFFIDRANHYNPVPHLGAYEATNPCGEQPLLPYDVCNLGSINLAEFVVDGQIDWEGLRRVVHLTTHFLENVIDANAYPLPEITDLANRIRRIGLGVMGLADLFIRMGIPYDSTEAVELGRKLQAFVDDEAKVESERLASIRGVFPEWEKSIWGPDKSCARGADGKRIRPMKKLRNCNVTTVAPTGTISIIAGCSSGIEPLFAVAFMRNQAGVLMPDVNEDFLAVAKREGWHSEELMRRIAAEGHINFPEVPVKWQRVFVTANHIAPEWHIQMQAAFQEHNDSAISKTCNFAHDATEEYVEEIYRMAYKLGCKGVTVYRDGSRDMQVLSTGTTAKKVAEQATAEGKASARADLDMSSSDEGMTTREVAAERAGALAEADAEIARLRQVVHELESENLQRRQKRSRPELLKGAVRRLQTPLGDLYVTITEDEKGQPFEVFMSLGKAGGALMADVEAIGRLVSLALRSGIPIKEVYRQLRGISSDRAIGVGPNKVLSVPDAVGIALERYMSDKQGVQQDLLTTTAETAVPSQPIAVIQDGQQMMLGGGMPETLTGACPDCGSQLEFAEGCMKCHVCGFSECG, encoded by the coding sequence ATGGATTCGTCTCCAGACCGGAGCGCAGTTGAACTGTCGCCCAACGCGATCACGGTGCTCGAGAAGCGCTACCTGCTGAAGGACGAGACCGGCGCTCCGGTGGAGCAGTCCGAGGATCTCTTCTGGCGGGTGGCCACCACGATCGCGGCTCCGGATGCGACGTATGGGGCCTCGGCGGGCGCGGTGGACGCGCTCGCCGAAGCGTTCTACGAGGTGATGGCGAAGCGGCTGTTCATGCCGAACTCGCCGACCCTCATGAACGCCGGCCGCCCCCTGGGGCAGCTCTCGGCGTGCTTCGTCCTCCCGGTCGACGACACCCTCTCGAACGGCGAGAGCGGCATCTATGACACGCTGCGGGCCATGGCGCTGGTGCACCAGTCCGGCGGCGGCACCGGCTTCTCGTTCTCGCGCATCCGGCCGCGGAACGACATCGTCCGCTCGACGATGGGCGTCGCCTCGGGTCCGATCTCGTTCATGTCGCTGTACGACGCCTCCACCGACGTCGTGAAGCAGGGCGGGACGCGTCGTGGCGCGAACATGGGGATCCTCCGGGTGGACCATCCGGACGTTCTCGACTTCATCGCCTGCAAGTCCGACATCACCAAGATCACCAACTTCAACATCTCGGTCGGCATCACCGATGCCTTCATGACCGCGCTGGAGAAGGGGGAGTCGTACAACCTGATCGACCCCCGCACCAAGCACGTCGTCGGCGAGTTGCCGGCGTCCGAGGTCTGGTCGCGGATCATCCACGGCGCCTGGAAGACCGGCGAGCCGGGAGTGTTCTTCATCGATCGCGCCAACCATTACAACCCGGTGCCGCACCTCGGCGCGTACGAGGCCACCAATCCGTGTGGCGAGCAGCCGCTGCTGCCGTACGACGTCTGCAACCTCGGCTCGATCAACCTCGCCGAGTTCGTGGTCGACGGTCAGATCGACTGGGAGGGGCTGCGCCGGGTCGTGCACCTGACGACGCACTTCCTCGAGAATGTGATCGACGCGAACGCCTATCCGCTCCCCGAGATCACCGATCTCGCCAACCGGATCCGGCGCATCGGGCTCGGCGTCATGGGGCTGGCCGACCTCTTCATCCGCATGGGGATTCCCTACGACTCGACCGAAGCGGTCGAGCTGGGCCGGAAGCTCCAGGCGTTCGTCGACGACGAAGCGAAGGTGGAGTCGGAGCGGCTCGCGAGCATCCGCGGCGTCTTCCCCGAGTGGGAGAAGAGCATCTGGGGTCCGGACAAGAGCTGCGCCCGTGGCGCCGACGGCAAGCGCATTCGCCCGATGAAGAAGCTGCGCAACTGCAACGTCACCACCGTCGCGCCGACCGGCACGATCTCGATCATCGCCGGCTGCTCGTCCGGGATCGAGCCGCTCTTCGCCGTGGCGTTCATGCGCAACCAGGCCGGCGTGCTGATGCCGGACGTGAACGAGGATTTCCTCGCCGTCGCCAAGCGGGAGGGGTGGCACAGCGAGGAACTGATGCGCCGCATCGCCGCCGAGGGGCACATCAACTTCCCGGAGGTGCCGGTGAAGTGGCAGCGCGTCTTCGTGACCGCGAATCACATCGCCCCCGAGTGGCACATCCAGATGCAGGCGGCGTTCCAGGAGCACAACGACTCCGCCATCTCCAAGACCTGCAACTTCGCGCATGATGCGACGGAGGAGTACGTCGAGGAGATCTACCGGATGGCCTACAAGCTCGGTTGCAAGGGCGTCACGGTGTATCGTGACGGCTCGCGGGACATGCAGGTGCTCTCGACCGGCACCACGGCCAAGAAGGTGGCCGAGCAGGCCACCGCCGAAGGGAAGGCCTCGGCGCGCGCCGACCTCGACATGTCGAGCAGCGACGAGGGGATGACCACCCGCGAAGTCGCCGCGGAGCGCGCCGGTGCACTCGCCGAGGCCGACGCCGAAATCGCCCGGCTGCGGCAGGTGGTGCACGAGCTCGAGAGCGAGAACCTCCAGCGCCGCCAGAAGCGGTCGCGCCCGGAGCTGCTGAAGGGCGCCGTGCGCCGGCTGCAGACCCCGCTCGGCGATCTCTATGTCACCATCACCGAGGACGAGAAGGGCCAGCCCTTCGAGGTCTTCATGTCGCTCGGCAAGGCCGGCGGCGCGCTGATGGCCGACGTCGAGGCGATCGGCCGGCTCGTCTCGCTCGCACTGCGCTCAGGCATTCCGATCAAGGAGGTCTACCGCCAGCTCCGCGGCATCTCCTCCGACCGTGCCATCGGGGTCGGCCCGAACAAGGTCCTCTCGGTGCCGGATGCCGTCGGCATCGCGCTGGAGCGGTACATGTCCGACAAGCAGGGCGTTCAACAGGATCTCCTGACCACGACGGCCGAGACCGCCGTGCCGTCGCAGCCGATCGCGGTGATCCAGGATGGCCAGCAGATGATGCTCGGCGGCGGGATGCCGGAGACGCTCACCGGTGCGTGCCCCGACTGCGGCTCGCAGCTCGAGTTCGCCGAGGGGTGCATGAAGTGCCATGTCTGCGGATTCTCGGAGTGCGGCTGA
- a CDS encoding MATE family efflux transporter: MPAPDASSAPLKQRTFDRSIVEGPLQAAVWKLAWPAMLTNIIGGLQGLVDHVMVGNYVGFTGNAAIGVANQIFIVVIVFIMSLFTGMSILVARHAGARDVLGADRVVYQAFITAIALSLGVLAPIGYFSAPALLRFVNATAAVQAEALPYLRISCLFSVGMLIFFMLSGALRSAGDARTPMRLGVAMTLLNVTFNSILIRGLGPIPAYGTAGAAMGTVLASAIVGGYGLWRLWHGGWVVAFPKGMGYRLDFTIIRSLFRFGLPTGIQGIAMNVGGVLLLSVIGSLAASAPAQAAYAVSYGQLFSFITWTSVGLMGAAATVVGQNIGAGQPERGEAGVKVAARFAALGASAVGLLFLFFPAQLLAVFGMRDAEAVALGVQLLRVLSVSGVFIATALAFTGGLQGAGDTKSPLFISIVSQVVVPLGICWSIRSVTTLEPLHVWGAILAGHATRCTLSILRFRQGKWRGILGGTTATSP; this comes from the coding sequence GTGCCCGCCCCCGATGCCTCCTCCGCGCCCCTGAAACAGCGCACCTTCGACCGCTCCATCGTGGAAGGTCCGCTGCAGGCTGCTGTCTGGAAGCTGGCGTGGCCCGCCATGCTCACGAACATCATCGGGGGGCTGCAGGGGCTCGTCGACCATGTGATGGTGGGCAACTACGTCGGCTTCACCGGCAACGCCGCCATCGGCGTGGCGAACCAGATCTTCATCGTCGTGATCGTCTTCATCATGTCGCTCTTCACCGGGATGAGCATCCTGGTGGCGCGCCACGCTGGTGCGCGCGATGTCCTCGGTGCGGACCGGGTCGTCTACCAGGCCTTCATCACGGCGATCGCGCTGTCGTTGGGTGTGCTGGCCCCGATCGGGTACTTCTCCGCGCCGGCCTTGCTGCGCTTCGTGAATGCGACGGCTGCGGTGCAGGCCGAGGCGCTGCCGTACCTGCGGATTTCCTGCCTCTTCTCGGTGGGGATGTTGATCTTCTTCATGTTGAGCGGCGCGCTGCGCTCGGCGGGCGATGCGCGAACGCCGATGCGCCTGGGCGTCGCGATGACCCTCCTCAACGTGACCTTCAACTCCATCCTGATCCGAGGCCTGGGTCCCATTCCCGCCTACGGCACCGCGGGTGCCGCGATGGGGACGGTACTCGCCTCGGCGATCGTTGGTGGATACGGCCTCTGGCGACTCTGGCATGGCGGGTGGGTCGTCGCGTTCCCGAAGGGGATGGGTTACCGCCTCGACTTCACCATCATCCGCTCGCTCTTCCGCTTCGGCTTGCCGACCGGAATCCAGGGGATCGCGATGAACGTCGGCGGCGTCCTGCTGTTGTCGGTGATCGGCTCGCTGGCAGCGAGCGCGCCGGCGCAGGCGGCGTATGCCGTCTCGTACGGGCAACTCTTCTCGTTCATCACCTGGACGTCCGTCGGCCTGATGGGCGCAGCCGCCACCGTGGTCGGACAGAACATCGGGGCGGGACAACCGGAACGCGGAGAAGCCGGCGTCAAGGTTGCCGCACGGTTTGCCGCGCTCGGCGCCTCGGCCGTGGGGCTGCTCTTCCTCTTCTTCCCGGCCCAGCTGCTCGCGGTCTTCGGGATGCGCGACGCGGAGGCCGTGGCGCTTGGCGTGCAGCTGCTGCGCGTCCTGTCGGTGTCCGGCGTCTTCATCGCGACGGCGCTCGCCTTCACCGGTGGGTTGCAGGGCGCGGGTGACACCAAGAGCCCGCTCTTCATCTCGATTGTCTCCCAGGTGGTCGTGCCGCTCGGGATCTGCTGGTCGATTCGCAGCGTGACCACGCTCGAGCCGCTCCACGTCTGGGGCGCGATCCTCGCGGGGCATGCCACCCGCTGCACCCTGAGCATCCTCCGCTTCCGCCAGGGGAAGTGGCGCGGCATTCTCGGGGGAACCACTGCGACCTCGCCTTGA
- the kdpF gene encoding K(+)-transporting ATPase subunit F, whose product MSAALVVGAVAAAALAAYLVVALLKPEWFQ is encoded by the coding sequence ATGAGCGCCGCCCTCGTCGTCGGCGCCGTCGCCGCCGCCGCGCTGGCGGCGTATCTGGTCGTCGCCCTCCTCAAGCCGGAGTGGTTCCAATGA